Proteins encoded together in one Bacteroides ovatus window:
- a CDS encoding toll/interleukin-1 receptor domain-containing protein, whose protein sequence is MAHNFFAFISYRHTDIKAAKRLQFLLESYNLPTMIQKMKPEAPKRFKVFRDADELTSGVLSDELHHKLDESKYLIVICSPNSAQSKYVGEEIAYFRSKGREREIIPFIIDGIPHSKDRECFHAQLTLGGLELLGIDVQAENSRFHAIRFHQAFIRLVARMLDVDFGVLWNRRKHFLVKLVALMIVVLSIIIGLAVNAIHSRPFDLAVQLSQTPCKALPLSADETDSLYLFLGENDLRTVVLKDLDNAVLFPNIPGKYKGQNMRIVAKAYGCYVLDTIVSITSKIALPIQRNPETFGHIRYCIVDNETEKQLIGVTFDFGFLKVKTNDEGILDVLIPIDRQQVSYPVKIDYNGISMHLTYSGDSLQASGHTGLSTIYVQY, encoded by the coding sequence ATGGCACACAATTTTTTTGCTTTTATTAGCTATCGTCATACGGACATTAAGGCGGCGAAGCGATTACAGTTTTTATTAGAATCGTACAATTTGCCGACAATGATTCAGAAAATGAAGCCGGAGGCACCTAAACGGTTTAAAGTCTTTCGTGATGCTGATGAACTGACGAGTGGTGTACTTAGTGACGAACTGCATCATAAATTGGACGAATCGAAATATCTGATTGTCATTTGTTCGCCGAATTCGGCACAATCGAAATATGTAGGGGAGGAGATTGCCTACTTCCGCTCGAAGGGACGCGAAAGAGAGATTATACCTTTTATCATTGACGGTATTCCTCATTCCAAAGATCGGGAATGTTTTCATGCTCAACTGACGTTAGGCGGATTGGAACTTTTGGGGATTGATGTGCAGGCGGAAAATTCAAGATTCCATGCGATACGTTTCCATCAAGCATTTATCCGTCTTGTGGCAAGAATGCTTGATGTGGACTTTGGCGTATTATGGAACCGTCGAAAGCATTTTCTCGTTAAGCTGGTCGCTTTGATGATTGTTGTCCTTTCCATTATCATCGGACTGGCAGTGAACGCAATTCATTCACGTCCTTTCGATTTAGCAGTGCAATTATCACAAACACCTTGCAAGGCTCTCCCACTTAGTGCCGATGAAACAGACAGTCTGTATCTGTTTCTAGGTGAAAATGATCTACGCACAGTGGTTCTAAAAGATTTGGATAATGCTGTTTTGTTTCCCAACATTCCGGGAAAGTATAAAGGACAGAATATGAGAATTGTTGCAAAGGCTTATGGTTGCTATGTGTTGGACACAATCGTATCTATTACTTCAAAGATAGCATTGCCTATTCAACGGAATCCTGAAACGTTTGGGCATATTCGATACTGTATTGTAGATAATGAAACGGAAAAGCAACTCATAGGTGTAACATTCGACTTTGGCTTTCTGAAAGTGAAAACGAACGATGAAGGTATACTCGATGTACTCATTCCAATAGACCGGCAGCAGGTGTCTTATCCGGTGAAAATTGATTATAACGGAATCTCTATGCATCTGACCTATTCTGGAGATTCATTGCAGGCGTCCGGTCATACTGGTCTTAGTACAATTTATGTTCAATATTGA
- a CDS encoding energy transducer TonB, with product MEAKKSKKAAIENQRGSWLLMGLVVALAFMFVSFEWTQHDVRIAALSPDDESIFVTELVPITFPEEKLEPPPPPETKVTELFEIVENNMEVTDNVSTVSEDMNAVHDVIWIPPVVETETVVEDVIHVSVEVMPEFIGGTAALMKYLSSNIKYPTISQETGSQGKVIVQFVVDKDGTISNPEVVRGVDPYLDKEAIRVISSMPKWTPGVQNGKKVRVKFTVPVSFRLQ from the coding sequence ATGGAAGCCAAGAAATCAAAAAAGGCTGCAATTGAGAATCAACGGGGTTCTTGGTTGTTGATGGGTTTGGTTGTTGCGCTAGCCTTCATGTTCGTTTCGTTCGAATGGACACAACATGATGTCAGGATTGCAGCACTATCGCCAGATGATGAATCCATCTTTGTAACAGAGCTAGTTCCAATCACATTCCCTGAAGAGAAACTGGAACCGCCTCCTCCTCCCGAAACTAAGGTAACAGAATTGTTCGAAATAGTGGAAAACAATATGGAGGTGACGGATAACGTTTCTACAGTGTCAGAGGATATGAATGCAGTTCATGATGTTATTTGGATACCCCCAGTGGTAGAAACAGAAACGGTAGTTGAAGACGTTATTCATGTAAGTGTTGAAGTCATGCCGGAGTTTATTGGAGGTACAGCTGCTTTAATGAAATATTTAAGTAGTAATATCAAATATCCAACGATTTCGCAGGAAACTGGTTCACAAGGAAAAGTCATTGTTCAGTTTGTTGTAGACAAAGACGGAACGATTTCCAATCCTGAAGTTGTGCGAGGGGTTGATCCTTATTTGGATAAAGAAGCTATCCGCGTGATAAGTTCTATGCCGAAATGGACTCCCGGAGTGCAGAATGGTAAGAAAGTTCGAGTGAAATTTACTGTACCGGTATCATTCAGACTACAGTAG
- a CDS encoding tetratricopeptide repeat protein → MSRLRLITVFLFAVFMVLGVTAQVHTQKGVVRKITRSVSDPFIPVQGVQVVVSGQANKASDKNGRFSLEVKVTDKAGSYTLTAVRMPQGSKYMLASPSKGKRLFVSANDLEVSLITPEEKETEYKKQYELLKEKYEEQSLSLRKLRNELNKRLGELNESDVHYARLKVECDSIRKLYLDYINNEDKIDEVIKELAEELALTDYQSLDSLELKIYELKKNGEWKALNDLIRESMPGGAEEAWKVIEQQQRNADAKVEQAKLELARGLSEQQRLIQQRSQWFGKMETAIESFKMQHLNDSVSHYYEILTKAAPTNCKYLNTAGMFEDQYMADYSRAMNYFLSALGIAKNDLDKADSYNNMGGIYQVQGDISKAKEYYEKALNIRLSVYGENDSGVAVYYNNMGGIYQVQGDISRAKEYYEKALNISLSVNGENDLGVAVCYSNIGGIYQDQGDYVNALTYYKKALEIQLSYGEISPDVSTTYNNIGNLYSDQGNKSKALEYYEKSLKIDLSLYREDHPQVATQYYNIGQVYYSQKNYDKALEYNEKALEGLLVNGVNLPLAASAYYNIGVIYYNRKYYAKSLLFLEKSLAIDRKILDENDCSIRQTLQLISDATKRQTQQISDQITFYNGAGEIYYEKGDYSKALECFKEALNVELSVYGENNPTIAASYNRIGKMYFYQKEYPEALIYFEKALKIWLPVYDKNYLDVAGCYGNIGMMYAFLGNNSKALMFLEKALAIYRSTLGEEDNSTKETLEWIKYVTSLQAKQSFVQ, encoded by the coding sequence ATGAGTAGATTACGTTTGATAACAGTATTCCTTTTTGCCGTCTTCATGGTATTGGGAGTTACAGCACAGGTTCATACCCAGAAGGGGGTAGTCCGTAAGATAACCCGTTCGGTTTCAGATCCTTTCATTCCGGTGCAGGGTGTACAAGTTGTTGTGTCGGGGCAAGCTAATAAGGCAAGCGATAAGAACGGACGATTTTCGTTGGAGGTGAAGGTCACGGATAAGGCCGGTAGTTATACACTGACAGCCGTGCGTATGCCACAAGGTTCCAAGTATATGTTGGCTTCGCCATCGAAAGGTAAACGACTATTTGTATCTGCCAATGACTTGGAAGTCTCGTTGATAACACCAGAAGAAAAGGAGACGGAGTATAAGAAGCAATATGAATTACTGAAAGAAAAGTATGAAGAGCAGTCGTTATCTTTACGTAAACTACGCAATGAACTGAATAAGCGTCTTGGAGAATTGAACGAGTCGGATGTGCATTATGCACGTCTGAAAGTGGAGTGTGACAGCATCCGCAAACTTTATCTTGACTACATCAACAATGAGGATAAGATAGATGAGGTTATCAAGGAATTAGCTGAAGAGCTGGCATTGACCGATTATCAGAGCTTGGACTCTTTGGAACTGAAAATCTATGAACTGAAAAAAAACGGAGAATGGAAGGCACTTAACGACTTGATACGCGAGTCTATGCCTGGTGGAGCCGAGGAAGCCTGGAAGGTGATTGAACAACAGCAACGGAATGCGGATGCAAAAGTAGAACAAGCCAAGCTTGAATTAGCTAGAGGACTGTCAGAACAACAACGATTGATACAACAACGCAGTCAATGGTTTGGGAAAATGGAGACTGCTATCGAATCATTCAAGATGCAGCATTTGAATGATTCGGTTTCGCATTATTATGAGATTCTCACGAAAGCAGCTCCAACAAATTGCAAATATTTGAATACTGCAGGAATGTTTGAAGATCAATACATGGCTGATTACAGTCGGGCTATGAATTATTTTTTATCCGCATTGGGCATTGCAAAAAATGATTTGGACAAAGCTGATAGTTATAATAATATGGGAGGGATATATCAAGTACAAGGCGATATTTCCAAAGCCAAAGAATATTATGAGAAAGCTTTGAATATCAGGTTGTCTGTTTATGGGGAGAATGATTCTGGGGTAGCTGTCTATTATAATAATATGGGAGGGATATATCAAGTACAAGGTGATATTTCCAGAGCTAAAGAGTATTATGAGAAAGCCTTGAATATCAGCTTGTCTGTTAATGGCGAGAATGATCTTGGTGTAGCTGTCTGTTACAGTAATATAGGAGGGATATATCAGGATCAGGGTGACTATGTCAACGCCTTGACATATTATAAAAAGGCTTTAGAAATCCAATTGTCTTATGGAGAAATATCACCTGACGTCTCTACCACTTATAATAATATAGGAAATCTATATTCTGACCAGGGAAATAAAAGCAAAGCCTTGGAATATTATGAAAAAAGCTTGAAAATAGACTTATCATTATATAGAGAGGACCATCCTCAAGTAGCTACCCAATATTATAATATAGGACAGGTATATTATTCTCAAAAAAACTACGATAAGGCTCTGGAATATAATGAAAAAGCTTTGGAAGGATTGTTAGTCAATGGTGTGAATCTCCCTTTGGCTGCATCAGCCTATTATAATATAGGAGTGATATATTATAATCGAAAATATTATGCAAAGTCGTTGCTGTTTTTAGAGAAATCATTGGCAATCGATCGAAAAATATTAGACGAAAATGATTGTTCCATTCGGCAAACATTACAGCTGATAAGTGATGCTACTAAGCGTCAGACTCAACAGATCAGTGATCAAATTACCTTCTATAATGGTGCGGGTGAAATATATTATGAGAAAGGTGACTATTCTAAAGCTTTGGAGTGTTTTAAAGAGGCTTTGAATGTTGAATTATCTGTTTACGGAGAGAATAATCCGACTATAGCTGCCAGTTATAATAGGATTGGGAAAATGTACTTTTATCAAAAAGAGTATCCTGAAGCCTTGATATATTTTGAAAAAGCATTGAAAATCTGGTTACCTGTTTATGACAAAAATTATCTTGATGTAGCTGGATGCTATGGCAATATAGGGATGATGTATGCATTTTTAGGTAATAATTCTAAAGCATTGATGTTCCTCGAAAAAGCGTTAGCTATATACAGGAGCACTTTGGGTGAAGAAGATAATTCGACGAAGGAGACTTTGGAATGGATTAAATATGTTACTTCTCTTCAGGCCAAGCAATCCTTTGTACAGTAA